CCATCTGAATCAGGTGGTAGAGACCGTTGTGATCAAAGCTCCAAATGGCGGTGAGGCCCACTTTTTTTAGCATGAGTGCTCCGCCGGCCGCACTCAAGGCGAAGCCGGCCGCAAGAAACCCTGCTCCCGGCAAGTCCCGTCCAAAAAACAACCAAAGATATATGGCCCCGATCAATGCGAGGCCAACGGCGGCGGTGGTGACGAGCAGCTTGACGGCGGCGCGAGACAGGGCCGCGGCCAGCAGCAGCAGGGCCAGGCCCCCCGCCAGCCACCACGCCCAGAGCGGGAGCTCCTGGCTGAGGGCATCGGCGAGTACGGCCAGGACAAACGTGGCGATGAGCAGAGCCAGCAGGAGATACATGGGCGTGAAGAGCCGTGGCCGCGCCAAGCCATGAGCCAGCCCGCCGAGCATAGCTCCCACCCCCAACAGCGCCATCGTCAAGAGCCAGTACGTTCTACCGGGGAAGGGAGCGGTGGCCAGACCAAGGAGGGCGAGGAGCGTCAGAGCCTCAAGACCCAGGAGAAAATCGGTGATGGAGGTGGTGGCTTCGCGCAGCATGTGTCTCGGGGAGGTGGTATCAGTGGTGTCGGGACTGTCTGGTGAGCAGTGAAATTACGATTCCCGGCGTGCAGTTGCAGCTGCGCAGATGGGCTCCCTCCAGCGTGCCGGGCGGTCCCGCGTGCTGACGTTCGGAGAGCCGGCCACACTGCTACTGGCTAACGGGGCGGTTTTTCACGGCACGGCGTATGGTGCCATCGGCGAAGCAGGCGGCGAGGTCTGCTTCAACACCGGCATGACCGGGTACCAGGAGGTGCTCACCGACCCTTCCTACGCCGGCCAGCTGGTGACCATGACCTACCCCCACATCGGCAACACCGGCATCAATCCCGACGACGTGGAGTCGCACCGCATTCAGGTGGCGGGGTTTATCGTCCGCAAGGGCGAGACGACGCCCTCCAACTGGCGCTCGACCCAGCCGCTGGACCGCTACCTGGCCGATGCGGGCATTGTGGGCATCCAGGGCATTGACACTCGGATGCTGACCCGCATGGTGCGCAGCGAGGGGGCCATGAACGGCATCATCTCCAGCACGGAAACCGACCCAGACAAACTGAAAACCAAGCTGGGGGCGGTGCCGGACATGTCGGGCCTGAACCTGGCCGCCACCGTCAGCACTGCCGAGCCCTATGTCTGGGGCCGGGGGGAGGGGCGTTTCAAGGTGGTGGCCTATGACTTCGGCATCAAGTGGAACATCCTGCGCCTGCTGACGGAGCACGGCGGCCCGGGGGCCGGCTGCGCGGTGACGGTGGTGCCCGCCCACACGCCGGCCAGGGAGGTGCTGGCCCTGAAGCCCGATGGTGTGCTCCTGTCCAATGGCCCCGGCGATCCGGCGCCGGTGAAGCCGGCCATCGAGGCCGTACAGGAACTTTTGGGGCAGGTGCCCATCTTCGGCATCTGCCTGGGGCACCAGATCCTGGCCCTGGCGCTGGGGGCCAAGACCTATAAGCTGCCCTATGGCCACCGGGGCACCAACCACCCGGTGAAGAACCTGGAAACGGGCAAGGTGGAGATCACCAGCCAGAACCACGGCTTCGCGGTGGCGGCGGACTCGCTGGACGGGGCGGTGGCCCGGGTGACCCACGTGAACCTGAACGATGACACGGTGGAGGGGCTGCGCTGCGAGCAGCTGCCGGCCTACTCGGTGCAGTACCACCCGGAAGGCAGCCCGGGGCCCCACGATGCGCGCTACCTGTTCGATCAGTTTATGGGGCTGATGGAGGGGTAGGTGGGTGTTGCCGGCAGAAAAAGCTAACGGATCAGGAGGGCTCCGCCGAGGGCGCCTTCACATCGCGCTCGCAATAGCAACAAATTGCCCGGGCATTATGACCACGGCGTTTTGGGCACGGGCTGCACCTCGCCGTCGACGATGATGCGGTCCACTCTCTCGTTGAAAAAACAGAGCCAGCCCTTGATCTTGGGGCACTCCGGGACAGGGTCCTTGTAGCCCCAGACCAGGTCCTTTGCGACCTTCCCGCCAGCGTTGACAGACCAGTAGGAAGCGACGCCTTTGTAGGGACACCGGGTGGTGGTGTCGGTGGGTTGCAGCAGGTCCATGCGGACATCGTCTGGGGGGATGTAGTAACGGGTGGGCAGACCCGTCTCAAACAGCAGGCGGGGGCGGTGGGTCTCCGCGACGGTTTCGCCGCCCACGATAACCTGCACGTGACGGTCGCTTTGCAGCACGTCCACACGATGGTAGGGGTCGCGGGGATGGACGAAGACCTCCTCGGCCTCCTCGTACCAGGCGTCCATGCTGCCCCAGTCAAAGGCCACATGGTCGGCGATGGCGGCAAGTTCGGCCGGTGGCGCGGGGATGGCCCAGGCGGCATTTTCGGCCACGCGGTCGCCCACACGCACATTCCAGAAGGCGGCCTTGCCGAGGTGGCCACGGGGAGCGCGGTGGGGGCTAGGTGCCAGCAGGTCCAGCCGGACGTCATCCCGGGGAAAGACATAGATGGGCGTGCGCCGCGGCTCGCGCACCAGGAGGACCTGCTTGCTGTCGGCGATGGTTTCGCCACCGAAAACGACCCGCACCCGCCGTGGGGAGGGGTCCAGCTCAGGCCTCAAAAGCTGCTTTACGCCCGGGCCGTACCTGTTATCCGTCAATGTTGTCTGCGTCATACCATTTCCTCACAACATAGGTTTTGTGTGGCGCAGCTACGTTCGCTGGTTCGAGGTTCGATCACAAGTGATTCAGGCCGGAATGTCACCTAGCAGTTGCCAGCTACCCGCTAGTGGGCAAGCTCGGCACCGGCGACCTGCCTGAAGAAGGCGGCCAGCTTGGTCTCGTCAAGAGCGCCCGAGGACCGGACGCCGCTGCACACGTCCACGCCAAACGGGCTGACGGTGTCGATGGCGTCGCGAACGTTTTTTGGGTTCAGCCCGCCGGCAAGGAATACGGGCACGTCCACGGCCTCCCGAATGCGCCGGCTGATGTCCCAGTCGTGGGTGCGGCCCGTGCCGCCCAGCTCCTTCACGGGCAGTGAGCGGTTGCCGGAGTCCAGCAGCAGGCCGTGTACCTGGGGCGTCACCTTCACAGCTTCCTCCACGGCCTCCGCGCCCGTGATGTGGACGACCTGCACCAGCGCTATGCCTGGCAGCGCAGCGCGCAATCGGCGGACATCATCCAGCGGCAGCCGGTCGCAGAGCTGGATGGTGGAGGTGCGGCAGGCCCGTTGCTGAGCGATGATGGCCCCTGCATCCTGGTGGCTGGTGAGCAGGAAGGTGGAGACAGCCGGCGGCACGCGGGCCGCGATACGGGTGATGAGCTCCTCGGGTATGACGCCCGGACCGCCGGGCATCTCGGATACCAGACCCAGGGCCGACGCACCGTAGGCGACGGCCAGCCGGGCCTCTTCCAGGCTGCCGATGCAGCAGATTTTGATACGGGGCCTTTGTGCTGGCAGCATGGGTCTCGGGGCGTTTAGTCAGGCGCTGGCGCCTGCGCGTCCGGCCCCACGACAATCCGACCTCCGGCGATGACCCGCTTCACCGGGTTCCACCCGAAACTGTAGCCCAGCCAGACATGGTCGGGCAGCTCGCAGATGAGCATGTCGGCGCGCTTGCCCGCTTCCAGGCTGCCGGTTTCCCCGCCCAAACCGATTGCGTGGGCAGCGTTGATGGTGGCGGCCACAATGGCTTCCGCAACGGTCATGCCCAGCATGCGGGTGGCCAGGGCGATGATCATGGGCATGGAGGGAGAGAAGGCTGAGCCGGGGTTGAAATCGGTGGCCAGGGCCACGGGAACGCCCGCCGCCATGAGATCCCGGGCCGGGGCGGTGTCGCTTTGGGCCAGGTGGAAGTTCACGCCGGGCAACAGGACGGCCAAGGGCGGAGGGTCGGCTGCGGCCAGGGCGGCCCGGTGGTTGGCGTTCACTTGCTCCAGGTGGTCCACCGACACCGCCCCCAGGCGCGCGCCCAGGGCGGCAGCTCCGCTGGCGGTGAACTGCTCGGCGTGGACCTTCAGGCCGAAGCCCAGCATCCTGGCGTGGGTCAGCAGGCGCTCGGTCTCGGCCAGGGTGAAGGCGCCGTCCTCGCAGAAGACGTCGAAGTAGGCGGCCAGCTGGCGGTGGCGAATCTCTGCCGCGGTCTGTTCCACCAGCGTGAGGTACGC
The window above is part of the Candidatus Neomarinimicrobiota bacterium genome. Proteins encoded here:
- the carA gene encoding glutamine-hydrolyzing carbamoyl-phosphate synthase small subunit is translated as MGSLQRAGRSRVLTFGEPATLLLANGAVFHGTAYGAIGEAGGEVCFNTGMTGYQEVLTDPSYAGQLVTMTYPHIGNTGINPDDVESHRIQVAGFIVRKGETTPSNWRSTQPLDRYLADAGIVGIQGIDTRMLTRMVRSEGAMNGIISSTETDPDKLKTKLGAVPDMSGLNLAATVSTAEPYVWGRGEGRFKVVAYDFGIKWNILRLLTEHGGPGAGCAVTVVPAHTPAREVLALKPDGVLLSNGPGDPAPVKPAIEAVQELLGQVPIFGICLGHQILALALGAKTYKLPYGHRGTNHPVKNLETGKVEITSQNHGFAVAADSLDGAVARVTHVNLNDDTVEGLRCEQLPAYSVQYHPEGSPGPHDARYLFDQFMGLMEG
- a CDS encoding phosphoribosylanthranilate isomerase, with protein sequence MLPAQRPRIKICCIGSLEEARLAVAYGASALGLVSEMPGGPGVIPEELITRIAARVPPAVSTFLLTSHQDAGAIIAQQRACRTSTIQLCDRLPLDDVRRLRAALPGIALVQVVHITGAEAVEEAVKVTPQVHGLLLDSGNRSLPVKELGGTGRTHDWDISRRIREAVDVPVFLAGGLNPKNVRDAIDTVSPFGVDVCSGVRSSGALDETKLAAFFRQVAGAELAH
- a CDS encoding DUF427 domain-containing protein, which codes for MTQTTLTDNRYGPGVKQLLRPELDPSPRRVRVVFGGETIADSKQVLLVREPRRTPIYVFPRDDVRLDLLAPSPHRAPRGHLGKAAFWNVRVGDRVAENAAWAIPAPPAELAAIADHVAFDWGSMDAWYEEAEEVFVHPRDPYHRVDVLQSDRHVQVIVGGETVAETHRPRLLFETGLPTRYYIPPDDVRMDLLQPTDTTTRCPYKGVASYWSVNAGGKVAKDLVWGYKDPVPECPKIKGWLCFFNERVDRIIVDGEVQPVPKTPWS
- a CDS encoding imidazolonepropionase — encoded protein: MSLDADLLVVNATEVVTCAGFSRQPARGDQQGQLGLVADGAVAVGGGRILAVGKSDDLRAAYHLPAAQVIDARGGVVLPGFVDPHTHLVFAGDRAAEWEARMQGKPYLDILRAGDGIFTTVKATRAATFDQLLRAARRWARLCLTLGTTTLEIKSGYGLDRDHEIKQLEVIQALAEEGPATVVATYLGAHVVPPEFEHQREAYLTLVEQTAAEIRHRQLAAYFDVFCEDGAFTLAETERLLTHARMLGFGLKVHAEQFTASGAAALGARLGAVSVDHLEQVNANHRAALAAADPPPLAVLLPGVNFHLAQSDTAPARDLMAAGVPVALATDFNPGSAFSPSMPMIIALATRMLGMTVAEAIVAATINAAHAIGLGGETGSLEAGKRADMLICELPDHVWLGYSFGWNPVKRVIAGGRIVVGPDAQAPAPD